One genomic window of Saccopteryx bilineata isolate mSacBil1 chromosome 4, mSacBil1_pri_phased_curated, whole genome shotgun sequence includes the following:
- the DLL4 gene encoding delta-like protein 4, with amino-acid sequence MAAVSRSASGWALLLLVALCQQRAAGSGIFQLQLREFANERGVLASGRPCEPSCRTFFRVCLKHFQAVVSPGPCTFGSVSTPVLGTNSFAITDDSSGGGRNPLQLPFNFTWPGTFSLIIEAWHAPGEDLRPEAMPPNALISKITIQGSLAVGQNWLLDEQTGPLPTRLRYSYRVICSDNYYGDSCSRLCKKRNDHFGHYVCQPDGSLSCLPGWTGEYCEQPVCLSGCHEQNGYCSKPAECICRPGWQGRLCNECIPHNGCRHGTCSIPWECTCDEGWGGLFCDQDLNYCTHHSPCKNGATCSNSGQRSYTCTCRPGYTGVDCELKLSECDSNPCRNGGSCKDQEDGYHCLCPPGYYGLHCEHSTLSCANSPCFNGGSCQERNQGTSYACECPPNFTGSNCEKKVDRCTSNPCANGGQCLNRGPNRICRCRPGFMGTHCELHISDCARSPCAHGGTCHDLENGLVCTCPAGFSGRRCELRTPSDACASGPCFNGATCYNGHSPDNFACNCPYGFVGSRCEFPVSMPPSFPWVAVSLGVGLVVVLVLLGMVAVAVRQLRLRRPDDRSRETMNNLSDFQKDNLIPAAQLKNTNQKKELEVDCGLDKSNCGKQQNHTLDYNLAPGPLGRGTMLGKYSHSDKSLGEKAPLRLHSEKPGCRISAICSPRDSMYQSVCLISEERNECVIATEV; translated from the exons ATGGCAGCCGTGTCCCGTAGCGCCTCTGGTTGGGCGCTACTGTTGCTGGTGGCACTTTGTCAGCAG CGCGCGGCCGGCTCCGGAATCTTCCAGCTGCAGCTGCGGGAGTTTGCCAACGAGCGCGGCGTACTGGCCAGCGGGCGGCCGTGCGAACCCAGCTGCCGGACGTTCTTCCGTGTCTGTCTTAAGCACTTCCAGGCGGTCGTCTCGCCCGGGCCCTGCACCTTCGGCAGCGTCTCCACACCTGTGTTGGGCACTAACTCCTTCGCCATCACGGACGACAGCAGCGGCGGGGGACGCAACCCTCTCCAATTGCCTTTTAATTTCACCTGGCCG GGCACCTTCTCACTCATCATCGAAGCTTGGCACGCGCCGGGAGAGGACCTACGGCCAG AGGCCATGCCACCAAACGCGCTCATCAGCAAGATCACCATCCAGGGCTCCCTAGCTGTGGGTCAGAACTGGTTATTGGATGAGCAGACCGGCCCTCTCCCAACAAGGCTGCGCTACTCTTACCGGGTCATCTGCAGTGACAACTACTATGGGGACAGCTGCTCACGCCTTTGCAAGAAGCGCAATGACCACTTCGGCCACTACGTGTGCCAGCCAGATGGCAGCTTGTCCTGTCTGCCCGGCTGGACTGGGGAGTACTGCGAACAGC CTGTCTGTCTTTCTGGCTGTCATGAACAGAATGGCTACTGCAGCAAGCCAGCAGAGTGCAT CTGCCGCCCAGGCTGGCAGGGCCGCCTTTGCAATGAATGCATCCCCCACAATGGCTGTCGCCATGGCACTTGCAGTATCCCCTGGGAGTGTACCTGTGATGAGGGCTGGGGAGGCCTATTCTGTGACCAAG ATCTCAACTATTGCACCCATCACTCCCCATGCAAGAATGGGGCAACGTGCTCTAACAGTGGGCAGCGGAGCTACACCTGCACCTGTCGCCCAGGCTACACTGGTGTGGACTGTGAGCTGAAGCTCAGCGAGTGTGACAGCAACCCCTGTCGCAATGGAGGCAGCTGTAAG GACCAGGAGGATGGCTATCACTGCCTGTGTCCCCCGGGCTACTATGGCCTGCACTGTGAACACAGTACCTTGAGCTGTGCCAACTCCCCTTGCTTCAACGGGGGCTCCTGCCAGGAGCGCAACCAGGGGACCAGCTATGCCTGTGAATGTCCTCCCAACTTCACTGGCTCCAACTGCGAGAAGAAAGTGGACAGGTGTACCAGCAACCCGTGTGCCAATG GGGGCCAGTGTCTGAACCGAGGTCCAAACCGCATATGCCGCTGCCGTCCCGGATTCATGGGTACCCACTGCGAACTCCACATCAGCGACTGTGCCCGCAGCCCTTGTGCCCATGGTGGCACCTGCCATGACTTGGAGAATGGACTCGTGTGCACCTGCCCTGCTGGCTTCTCTGGCAGGCGCTGTGAGTTGCGGACACCCAGCGACGCCTGTGCCTCAGGACCCTGCTTCAATGGGGCCACCTGCTACAATGGCCACTCTCCTGACAACTTCGCCTGCAACTGCCCTTATGGCTTTGTGGGCAGCCGCTGCGAGTTCCCTGTGAGCATGCCACCCAGCTTCCCCTGGGTGGCTGTCTCCCTGGGTGTGGggttggtggtggtgctggtgttgCTGGGCATGGTGGCAGTGGCTGTGCGGCAGCTGCGGCTTCGGCGGCCGGACGACAGAAGCAGGGAGACCATGAACAACTTGTCAGACTTCCAGAAGGACAACCTGATCCCCGCTGCCCAGCTGAAGAACACAAACCAGAAGAAGGAGCTGGAAGTTGACTGTGGCCTGGACAAGTCCAATTGTGGCAAACAGCAGAACCACACATTGGACTATAATCTGGCCCCAGGACCGCTGGGGCGGGGGACCATGCTAGGGAAGTATTCCCACAGCGACAAGAGCTTAGGAGAGAAGGCACCACTGCGGTTACACAG TGAGAAGCCAGGGTGTCGGATATCAGCGATCTGCTCCCCCAGGGACTCCATGTACCAGTCTGTGTGTTTGATATCAGAGGAGAGGAATGAGTGTGTCATTGCCACAGAG GTATAA